A single genomic interval of halophilic archaeon DL31 harbors:
- a CDS encoding HhH-GPD family protein (KEGG: hbo:Hbor_14130 a/g-specific DNA-adenine glycosylase~PFAM: HhH-GPD domain~SMART: HhH-GPD domain): protein MTEGEAGNRVPDADDGDAEADRGTTAAAAGPLPTDIDIEAVQEALISWYEADHRDYPWRRTEDPYEILVSEVMSQQTQLDRVREAWGAFTDRWPTVQDLAATDRSEVVGFWTTHSLGYNNRAKYLHEAANQVVDDYGGEFPDTPDELSELMGVGPYTANAVASFAFNNGNAVVDTNVKRVCYRAFDVKDSDSAFEGAAQRLMPDGESRIWNNAIMELGGVACGKTPRCDEAGCPWREWCHAYQTGDFTAPDVPTQPSFEGSRRQFRGRIVRVLSTHDEMSLDILGHRIRVDYTPDGDYGREWLRELLSDLADDGLVEVEGSGDETVTRLG from the coding sequence ATGACTGAGGGTGAGGCCGGCAATCGCGTGCCGGACGCCGACGACGGCGACGCGGAGGCCGACAGGGGGACGACGGCCGCTGCAGCGGGTCCGCTCCCTACCGACATCGATATCGAGGCGGTCCAAGAGGCGCTGATTTCGTGGTACGAGGCAGACCACCGCGACTACCCCTGGCGCCGGACCGAGGACCCCTACGAAATTCTGGTGAGCGAAGTAATGAGCCAGCAGACCCAACTCGACCGCGTCCGCGAGGCGTGGGGGGCGTTCACCGACCGCTGGCCAACCGTCCAGGACCTCGCGGCCACCGACCGCTCAGAGGTGGTGGGGTTCTGGACCACCCACTCGCTGGGCTACAACAACCGCGCGAAATATCTCCACGAGGCCGCGAATCAGGTCGTCGACGACTACGGCGGCGAGTTTCCCGACACACCCGATGAGCTCTCGGAACTGATGGGGGTCGGGCCCTACACCGCCAACGCCGTCGCCTCTTTTGCGTTCAACAACGGGAACGCGGTGGTGGACACAAACGTCAAGCGGGTCTGCTACCGCGCCTTCGACGTCAAGGATTCGGATTCGGCGTTCGAGGGGGCAGCCCAGAGGCTCATGCCCGACGGTGAATCCCGAATCTGGAACAACGCGATTATGGAACTCGGCGGCGTCGCCTGTGGCAAAACACCCCGTTGTGACGAAGCAGGGTGCCCGTGGCGCGAGTGGTGTCACGCGTACCAGACCGGCGACTTCACCGCGCCTGATGTCCCCACGCAGCCGAGCTTCGAGGGAAGTCGTCGCCAGTTCCGTGGTCGAATCGTTCGTGTTCTCAGTACACACGACGAGATGAGCCTCGATATCCTCGGACACAGAATTCGAGTGGATTATACGCCAGACGGCGACTATGGACGCGAATGGCTTCGAGAGCTCCTTTCA
- a CDS encoding hypothetical protein (KEGG: nph:NP4220A hypothetical protein) encodes MGLNDLDDEMMTSYSDLGKEFTVDLDSETKNELAMLLAAFGDDPDELFRRGVHALFQQAIQSGNLDFHLRSEYDVTYDEYLAGATYEEMTGGSQYPEPDDERRYQM; translated from the coding sequence ATGGGACTCAACGACCTCGACGACGAAATGATGACGAGCTACAGCGACCTCGGCAAGGAGTTCACGGTCGACCTCGACAGCGAGACGAAGAACGAACTCGCGATGCTACTCGCGGCCTTTGGCGACGACCCCGACGAGCTGTTCCGTCGCGGGGTTCACGCGCTGTTCCAGCAGGCCATTCAGAGTGGGAATCTCGACTTCCACCTCAGGAGTGAGTACGACGTGACCTACGACGAGTATCTCGCGGGCGCAACGTACGAGGAGATGACCGGCGGGAGCCAGTACCCCGAACCTGACGACGAGCGCCGCTACCAGATGTAG
- a CDS encoding Acetylornithine transaminase (KEGG: hla:Hlac_2199 aminotransferase class-III~PFAM: Aminotransferase class-III) produces MDRQTAEPRVSDLPGENAREWVDYHHEFAAPSTYVYDFVWDHTAPAEGPFCTDVDGNVLMDFTSHVAAAPLGYNNPKIMDTLREFDLVDPLKIAGQDFYVSDGNAPGESEFPGPTGLMDRITAISDSFDMDMVFMSNSGAEAVENAMKIAYDHNPLGKYAFTFQGAFHGRTLGALSMNRSKSVYRKRFPEIASVHDLPFCSCEGAPTFCECGYFAGDESALAKKLDAKRGHVDPEEVAFLIMEPIQGEGGYRFPSEAFARDIAELTEEYDITLIADEIQSGVGRTGEWWASEHYPFEPDVITSAKGLRVGATISDSDVFPDQKSRLSSTWGAGDIIAATQGALTIDAIVEHDLLDNATVRGRQFQETFRDADLDGITSVRGKGLMLGIDFESPELRDDVVAAAFDRGLLLLACGYQTLRVLPPMDVTEREIELGANLLIEAVKSVN; encoded by the coding sequence ATGGACCGGCAAACCGCGGAGCCGAGAGTTTCTGACCTCCCCGGCGAGAACGCACGCGAGTGGGTCGACTACCACCACGAGTTCGCCGCACCGAGCACCTACGTCTACGACTTCGTTTGGGATCACACGGCCCCCGCTGAGGGGCCCTTCTGTACCGACGTGGACGGCAACGTCCTCATGGACTTCACCAGCCACGTCGCCGCCGCCCCGCTGGGCTACAACAACCCCAAGATAATGGACACCCTCCGGGAGTTCGACCTCGTCGACCCGCTGAAGATTGCGGGCCAGGACTTCTACGTCTCGGACGGGAACGCCCCGGGTGAGTCCGAGTTCCCCGGCCCGACTGGGCTGATGGACCGCATCACGGCCATCTCTGACAGCTTCGACATGGACATGGTGTTCATGTCCAACTCTGGGGCCGAGGCCGTCGAGAACGCGATGAAGATCGCCTACGACCACAACCCCCTCGGAAAGTACGCCTTCACCTTCCAGGGCGCGTTCCACGGCCGCACGCTCGGTGCGCTCTCGATGAACCGCTCGAAATCCGTCTACCGCAAGCGCTTCCCCGAAATCGCCAGCGTCCACGACCTCCCGTTCTGTTCCTGTGAGGGCGCGCCCACATTTTGTGAGTGTGGCTACTTCGCCGGCGACGAGTCCGCACTCGCGAAGAAGCTCGACGCCAAGCGCGGCCACGTCGACCCCGAGGAGGTCGCATTCCTCATCATGGAGCCCATTCAGGGCGAGGGCGGCTATCGCTTCCCCAGCGAGGCGTTCGCCCGCGACATCGCGGAACTCACCGAGGAGTACGACATCACGCTTATCGCCGACGAAATTCAGTCCGGTGTTGGCCGGACCGGTGAGTGGTGGGCCTCCGAGCATTACCCCTTCGAGCCGGACGTTATCACCTCTGCGAAGGGGCTCCGTGTCGGCGCCACCATCTCCGACAGTGATGTGTTCCCCGACCAGAAGAGCCGCCTCTCCTCGACGTGGGGGGCTGGCGACATCATCGCCGCCACGCAGGGGGCGCTCACTATCGACGCGATCGTCGAACACGACCTGCTCGACAACGCCACCGTACGTGGTCGCCAGTTCCAGGAAACCTTCCGTGACGCGGACCTGGACGGCATCACCAGCGTCCGCGGGAAGGGGCTGATGCTCGGCATCGACTTCGAGAGTCCAGAGCTACGGGACGACGTTGTCGCCGCCGCCTTCGACCGCGGCTTGCTGCTGCTGGCGTGTGGCTACCAGACGCTGCGGGTGCTGCCGCCGATGGACGTGACCGAGCGCGAAATCGAACTCGGTGCGAACCTCCTCATCGAGGCGGTCAAATCGGTTAACTGA
- a CDS encoding MgtC/SapB transporter (PFAM: MgtC/SapB transporter~KEGG: hma:rrnAC0990 magnesium transporter accessory protein): MSPLQSTAVAAPFSEPVVRLIIAGALGLFLGLEREWSEKSAGVRTFSLISLSGATATLLQERTGAGAELLAVGGLLVVMLGGLLAVRGLREDEEDAALSLTTTVSMFVAYGVGALTAAGLVIEGVTVAVLSSVLLVLKRELHSFAGGLARTEIRSVAEFAVLAFIVYPLLPVGNVTLFGAAFPPRVAWLMVVTVAGIGIANYALVRSYGGRGIAITGFFGGLASSTAVVGSMLDHVRQRSSVVDYAVAAVLLADAAMAARNLGIVLFFTLTSEAPTLVAAAVPLGALVVASVVAAALSADWDTTLDIELESPFSMRNALVFGGVFLLILAGSAFAQARFGTAGLYVSAVLSGLVSSAGATTSAVLLYIGGGIEAGPAVVAVLLASGSSIAVKAGLTLSGPRPFARKVALWSGVLLVVTTVATVAVVLTEGGLA; this comes from the coding sequence ATGTCTCCCCTGCAGTCCACGGCCGTCGCCGCGCCGTTCTCTGAGCCGGTGGTTCGGCTCATTATCGCCGGCGCGCTCGGTCTTTTTCTGGGTCTCGAACGCGAGTGGTCAGAGAAATCCGCTGGTGTGCGAACGTTCTCGCTCATCAGCCTCTCTGGGGCTACGGCGACGCTGCTCCAAGAACGGACCGGCGCCGGCGCAGAACTGCTCGCTGTCGGCGGGTTACTGGTGGTCATGCTCGGCGGCCTGCTCGCGGTGCGGGGGCTGCGCGAGGATGAGGAGGACGCCGCGCTCTCGCTCACCACGACCGTGTCGATGTTCGTCGCCTACGGTGTCGGCGCGCTCACGGCCGCGGGGTTGGTCATCGAGGGGGTAACGGTTGCGGTACTCTCCTCGGTGTTGCTCGTCCTGAAGCGGGAACTCCACTCCTTCGCAGGCGGGCTTGCCCGGACGGAGATTCGCTCGGTCGCGGAGTTCGCTGTCCTCGCGTTCATCGTCTACCCGCTGTTGCCCGTGGGCAACGTCACCCTGTTCGGTGCTGCGTTCCCCCCCCGGGTCGCGTGGCTGATGGTGGTGACCGTCGCGGGGATCGGCATCGCCAACTACGCGCTGGTGCGAAGCTACGGCGGCCGTGGCATCGCCATCACGGGCTTTTTCGGCGGGCTGGCCTCCTCGACGGCGGTGGTCGGATCGATGCTGGACCACGTCCGCCAGCGCTCCTCGGTGGTGGATTACGCTGTCGCGGCGGTGCTGTTAGCTGATGCCGCGATGGCCGCACGGAACCTCGGTATCGTCCTCTTTTTCACGCTCACGTCTGAGGCGCCGACGCTGGTTGCGGCGGCCGTCCCGTTGGGGGCGCTGGTGGTTGCGAGCGTCGTCGCCGCTGCCCTCTCCGCGGACTGGGACACCACTCTGGACATCGAACTCGAGAGCCCGTTCTCGATGCGAAACGCGCTGGTGTTCGGCGGCGTGTTCCTGCTCATTCTCGCGGGCTCGGCGTTTGCTCAGGCTCGTTTCGGTACCGCGGGGCTCTACGTAAGCGCCGTGCTCTCGGGGCTTGTCTCCTCAGCGGGGGCGACTACATCTGCGGTCCTGCTCTACATCGGGGGTGGTATCGAAGCGGGGCCGGCTGTCGTCGCGGTGCTGCTCGCGTCGGGGTCGAGTATCGCCGTGAAGGCAGGGCTCACGCTCTCGGGTCCGCGGCCGTTCGCGCGGAAGGTCGCGCTCTGGTCGGGAGTGCTGTTGGTGGTGACGACGGTGGCGACGGTCGCCGTCGTCCTCACCGAGGGCGGGTTGGCCTGA
- a CDS encoding protein of unknown function UPF0118 (PFAM: Uncharacterised protein family UPF0118~KEGG: hbo:Hbor_13810 permease) translates to MEFSELDKGRLAWWGLGLVLMAALVYVAYSFVGTLVFGLFIYYATRPIYRQLRRALNNSSLAALVSLFALVLPALLLVGYALAIALQQIDEYANNGLLDIEQLGLDPAMLDRVADPATILQDAFGGVLSAGDLTQLLSSLGSAFGTVATFGIALIHLFVMLALAFYLLRDDHKLTRWFYLRFGDDRAIVQTFFSSVDRDFHSIFFGNILNAVLTGTIGVITYTTLNVFAPPELQIPAPALVGLLAGIASLVPIVGMKLVYIPVAVLLLAQTMLAPAPGMLAFVIAFAVVSFVLVDSIPDLILRPYVSGRSLHVGAVMLAYTLGPLLFGWYGIFLMPMLLVLVVRFAKVVLPELMAGRPIEPYAIDPGQLSGDTGAFSFEKPDATRGAVVDDADTTDDAAVDDADEEA, encoded by the coding sequence ATGGAGTTCTCGGAGCTCGACAAGGGTCGACTCGCATGGTGGGGGCTCGGTCTCGTGCTCATGGCCGCGTTGGTCTACGTGGCTTACTCGTTCGTCGGCACGCTGGTGTTCGGGCTGTTCATCTACTACGCCACCCGCCCCATCTACCGCCAGCTTCGGCGGGCGCTCAACAACTCCAGCCTCGCCGCCCTGGTTTCGCTGTTCGCCCTCGTGCTACCGGCACTGTTGCTCGTGGGCTATGCACTCGCCATCGCGCTCCAGCAAATCGACGAGTACGCCAACAACGGCCTGCTCGACATCGAACAACTCGGCCTCGACCCGGCGATGCTCGACCGTGTGGCTGACCCTGCAACCATCTTGCAGGATGCCTTCGGCGGCGTGCTCTCGGCGGGTGATCTGACCCAGCTCCTCTCCTCGCTCGGCTCGGCCTTCGGCACCGTCGCGACGTTCGGCATCGCGCTCATCCACCTGTTCGTGATGCTGGCGCTTGCGTTCTACCTGCTCCGGGACGACCACAAACTCACACGCTGGTTCTACCTTCGCTTCGGCGACGACCGTGCCATCGTCCAAACGTTCTTCTCGTCGGTCGACCGTGACTTCCACTCCATCTTCTTCGGCAACATCCTCAACGCAGTGCTGACCGGCACTATCGGCGTCATCACCTACACGACACTCAACGTGTTCGCGCCGCCGGAGCTACAGATTCCAGCGCCCGCGCTGGTCGGCTTACTCGCCGGTATCGCCAGCCTCGTGCCGATTGTCGGCATGAAGCTGGTCTACATCCCCGTCGCGGTGTTGTTGCTGGCTCAGACCATGCTCGCGCCCGCCCCGGGAATGCTTGCGTTCGTCATCGCCTTCGCCGTCGTCTCGTTCGTGCTAGTCGACAGCATCCCGGACCTCATCCTCCGGCCCTACGTCTCCGGGCGCTCACTCCACGTCGGGGCGGTGATGCTCGCGTACACGCTGGGGCCGCTGCTGTTCGGGTGGTACGGCATCTTCCTGATGCCGATGCTGCTGGTGCTGGTGGTTCGGTTCGCCAAAGTGGTCCTGCCGGAGCTGATGGCCGGCCGGCCCATCGAACCGTACGCCATCGACCCCGGGCAGCTCAGCGGTGACACTGGCGCGTTCTCCTTCGAGAAGCCCGACGCGACGAGGGGTGCGGTGGTGGACGATGCCGACACGACAGATGATGCAGCAGTAGATGATGCCGACGAAGAGGCGTAG
- a CDS encoding transcriptional regulator PadR family protein (PFAM: Transcriptional regulator PadR N-terminal-like~KEGG: hla:Hlac_2198 transcriptional regulator, PadR-like family), whose translation MYDLTGFQRDLLYVIAGQDEPHGLAVKDELEDYYEKEIHHGRLYPNLDTLVDKGLVEKGQRDRRTNYYTLTRRGERELDARHEWESQYVDR comes from the coding sequence ATGTACGATCTCACTGGGTTCCAACGGGACCTGCTCTACGTCATCGCGGGACAGGACGAGCCACACGGCCTCGCGGTCAAGGACGAACTCGAGGATTACTACGAGAAAGAGATTCACCACGGGCGACTCTACCCCAACCTCGATACGCTGGTCGACAAAGGGCTGGTCGAGAAGGGCCAACGCGACCGCCGAACCAACTACTACACGCTGACTCGCCGCGGTGAGCGCGAACTCGACGCGCGTCACGAGTGGGAGTCCCAGTACGTCGACCGGTAG
- a CDS encoding hypothetical protein (KEGG: nph:NP2998A hypothetical protein) — MREEDEIREQYEFLQEQLESEEMNHEGVRQMFTYYKRALGWVLEEEHI; from the coding sequence ATGCGCGAGGAAGACGAGATTCGAGAGCAGTACGAGTTTCTCCAGGAACAACTCGAGAGCGAGGAGATGAACCACGAGGGCGTTAGGCAGATGTTCACATACTACAAGCGAGCGCTAGGTTGGGTGCTCGAGGAGGAACATATCTGA
- a CDS encoding hypothetical protein (KEGG: hje:HacjB3_09015 hypothetical protein): MKLRGQRECKNCGTRWSYYETGEATCPDCGSLRSVGVEDERKQHTDSPAELDLTAARSAVGDDAKLVEVADEIQDACRQYLRKRGFINGGELRTLDDTFLAAQELRAAIADYGRDWRVGVDRGSFANEATEGYLLGLLAGAAEGERPASEAVPDSMTAARGLAYARAVKAYREDVSTYLDDNHDTEARRVLDRIRDHEKRQSALDGDVSAETAETLVRACRALHRRLTAEGEAAERALAEAREELERLDAA, from the coding sequence ATGAAGCTCCGCGGCCAACGCGAATGCAAGAACTGCGGCACGCGCTGGTCCTACTACGAAACCGGCGAAGCCACCTGCCCGGACTGTGGAAGCCTCCGGAGCGTCGGCGTCGAGGACGAGCGCAAGCAACACACGGACAGCCCGGCCGAACTCGACCTCACGGCCGCCAGGAGCGCCGTGGGCGACGACGCCAAACTCGTCGAGGTAGCTGACGAGATCCAGGACGCCTGCCGGCAGTACCTCCGCAAACGAGGGTTCATCAACGGTGGGGAGTTGCGCACACTCGACGACACGTTCCTCGCGGCACAGGAGCTCCGAGCCGCCATCGCCGATTACGGCCGTGACTGGAGAGTCGGCGTCGACCGCGGGAGCTTCGCCAACGAGGCGACCGAAGGCTATCTCCTCGGGCTCCTGGCCGGTGCCGCCGAAGGCGAGCGCCCAGCATCCGAGGCGGTCCCCGACTCGATGACCGCCGCGCGCGGGCTCGCATACGCACGGGCGGTCAAGGCCTACAGGGAAGACGTCTCCACCTATCTCGACGACAACCACGACACCGAAGCCCGTCGCGTGCTCGACCGAATCCGTGACCACGAGAAGCGCCAGAGCGCACTAGATGGTGACGTCTCGGCCGAGACCGCTGAGACACTGGTCCGGGCCTGTCGAGCGCTCCACCGTCGCCTGACCGCTGAAGGAGAGGCGGCCGAGCGAGCGCTCGCCGAGGCGCGCGAGGAACTCGAGCGGCTGGACGCGGCCTGA
- a CDS encoding UspA domain-containing protein (PFAM: UspA~KEGG: hsl:OE2097F UpsA domain-containing protein), translated as MEHALAVVGPDDVTKDLVREAGELAAGVDAGLTLLCVTSEDEYAEEREALESIPEADVSYSVEQALEGARSFAKDVGIEVLGEIDIEYETAGAVGDKTDIILDGAKNHGCDHIFLTGQRRSPTGKAIFGDVAQRIILDFGGPVTVVTA; from the coding sequence ATGGAACACGCACTTGCAGTCGTAGGACCCGATGACGTGACGAAAGATCTCGTCCGTGAAGCTGGTGAGCTGGCCGCGGGCGTCGATGCCGGGCTGACCCTCCTCTGTGTGACGAGTGAGGACGAGTACGCCGAGGAGCGCGAGGCCCTCGAATCGATCCCGGAAGCCGACGTGAGCTACTCGGTTGAGCAGGCCCTAGAGGGCGCACGGAGCTTCGCGAAAGACGTCGGTATCGAGGTGCTAGGCGAGATCGACATCGAGTACGAGACTGCCGGCGCGGTCGGTGACAAAACGGACATCATCCTCGACGGGGCGAAGAACCACGGCTGTGACCACATCTTCCTGACTGGTCAGCGCCGCTCGCCGACTGGGAAAGCTATCTTCGGCGACGTTGCACAACGCATCATTCTCGACTTCGGTGGGCCCGTCACGGTCGTGACGGCCTGA
- a CDS encoding Bifunctional protein folD (HAMAP: Tetrahydrofolate dehydrogenase/cyclohydrolase~KEGG: hvo:HVO_2865 FolD bifunctional protein~PFAM: Tetrahydrofolate dehydrogenase/cyclohydrolase, NAD(P)-binding domain; Tetrahydrofolate dehydrogenase/cyclohydrolase, catalytic domain), protein MHALSSTYARIRELKCEWVPVSDMSDAIRKRSGRADVIDGEAVAEQVRAEVADAVEQLEAAGVTPGLATVLMSDDPASETYVRMKQRDCAEVGIESRHVEIDTDAPQEELFDRIDELNADDAIDGILIQRPLTESVDEPAALRRVDPEKDVDGFHPENVGRLVTGDPRFVPCTPLGIQRLLLEADVEIPGSDVVIVGRSELVGKPLANLLLLRGKGGDATVTVCHSKTDDLASHIGRADVVVVAAGVPELVTDEMLTPGTVVIDVGINAVGEGDDRELIGDVAYEAAAETVDAITPVPGGVGPMTRAMLLRNTVVSAARKADIELDFD, encoded by the coding sequence ATGCACGCTCTCTCCTCTACCTATGCACGTATCCGAGAATTGAAGTGCGAGTGGGTCCCCGTTTCGGACATGAGCGATGCCATTCGGAAGCGGTCCGGGCGGGCCGACGTGATCGACGGGGAAGCCGTCGCCGAACAGGTCCGTGCGGAGGTCGCCGACGCGGTCGAGCAACTCGAGGCAGCGGGCGTCACTCCAGGACTCGCGACCGTTCTGATGAGTGACGACCCTGCCAGCGAGACCTACGTGCGGATGAAGCAGCGCGACTGTGCGGAAGTCGGCATCGAGAGCCGCCACGTAGAAATCGACACCGATGCCCCCCAGGAAGAACTGTTCGACCGGATCGACGAACTCAACGCCGACGACGCTATCGACGGGATTCTGATTCAGCGGCCGCTAACCGAAAGCGTCGACGAGCCAGCAGCACTGCGGCGTGTCGACCCGGAGAAAGACGTCGACGGCTTCCACCCCGAGAACGTCGGGCGGCTGGTGACCGGCGACCCACGGTTCGTCCCGTGCACGCCGCTGGGCATTCAGCGGCTGCTGCTGGAGGCCGATGTCGAGATACCCGGTTCGGACGTGGTCATCGTCGGACGCTCGGAACTGGTTGGGAAGCCCCTCGCGAACCTGCTCCTCCTGCGTGGGAAGGGCGGAGATGCCACGGTCACGGTCTGTCACTCCAAAACAGACGACCTTGCCAGCCACATCGGTCGCGCGGACGTGGTCGTCGTGGCGGCCGGCGTCCCCGAACTCGTCACCGACGAGATGCTGACGCCTGGAACCGTCGTCATCGACGTGGGTATCAACGCCGTCGGGGAGGGAGACGACCGTGAACTCATCGGCGACGTGGCCTACGAGGCCGCCGCCGAAACGGTGGACGCCATCACCCCCGTGCCAGGTGGGGTTGGGCCGATGACCCGGGCGATGCTGCTGCGCAATACGGTGGTTTCAGCCGCGAGAAAAGCCGATATCGAGCTTGATTTCGACTGA
- a CDS encoding Glycine hydroxymethyltransferase (KEGG: hut:Huta_2947 serine hydroxymethyltransferase~PFAM: Serine hydroxymethyltransferase), with product MDHDTVRAVDPDIADALEAEIGRQQDTLAMIASENHVSEAVMDAQSSALTNKYAEGYPGKRYYGGCEHADTVEQLAIDRAKELWGAEHVNVQPHSGSQANMAVYIAALEPGDKILSLSLTHGGHLSHGHHANFVGEHFEVEQYECDDDSGYVDYEALHETAEAFEPDMIISGYSAYPREVEWERIQAAADAVDALHMADIAHITGLVAAGEHENPVGIADFVTGSTHKTIRAGRGGMVLCGEEWADDIDKAVIPGMQGGPLMHNIAGKAVGFKEALTPEFDEYASQVVVNAEALAERLQERGLELVSGGTDTHLVLVDLRPSHPDTTGKDVEEALEEAGIVLNANTVPGETRSPFNPSGIRAGTPALTTRGFTASDCQTVADCIADVVDSPEDEAVLAEVSETVGELTEKHPLYE from the coding sequence ATGGACCACGACACCGTACGAGCGGTCGACCCCGACATCGCCGACGCGCTCGAGGCCGAAATCGGGCGCCAGCAGGACACCCTCGCAATGATTGCCAGTGAGAACCACGTCTCGGAGGCTGTGATGGACGCCCAGTCCAGCGCGCTCACGAACAAGTACGCCGAGGGCTACCCCGGCAAGCGATACTACGGCGGCTGTGAGCACGCCGACACCGTTGAACAGCTCGCTATCGACCGCGCGAAGGAGCTCTGGGGCGCCGAACACGTCAACGTCCAGCCCCACTCGGGCTCGCAGGCCAACATGGCCGTCTACATCGCCGCACTGGAGCCTGGAGACAAGATTCTGAGCCTCAGCCTGACCCACGGCGGCCACCTCAGCCACGGCCACCACGCCAACTTCGTCGGCGAACATTTCGAGGTCGAGCAGTACGAGTGTGACGACGACTCTGGCTACGTCGACTACGAGGCGCTCCACGAGACGGCCGAGGCGTTCGAGCCCGACATGATTATCTCGGGCTACTCCGCGTACCCGCGTGAGGTCGAGTGGGAGCGCATCCAGGCCGCCGCTGACGCTGTCGATGCCCTCCACATGGCCGACATCGCCCACATCACCGGCCTCGTGGCCGCCGGTGAGCACGAGAACCCCGTCGGTATCGCCGACTTCGTCACCGGCTCCACCCACAAGACCATTCGCGCCGGCCGTGGCGGGATGGTTCTGTGCGGCGAGGAGTGGGCCGACGACATCGACAAGGCCGTCATCCCGGGGATGCAGGGCGGCCCCCTGATGCACAACATCGCCGGCAAGGCCGTCGGGTTCAAAGAGGCACTCACCCCCGAGTTCGATGAGTACGCCAGCCAGGTCGTCGTCAACGCCGAAGCGCTGGCCGAGCGCCTGCAGGAGCGCGGGCTCGAACTCGTCTCGGGCGGCACCGACACCCACCTCGTCCTGGTGGACCTCCGACCCTCCCACCCCGACACCACGGGGAAGGACGTGGAAGAGGCACTCGAGGAGGCAGGCATCGTTCTGAACGCCAACACCGTGCCGGGCGAGACACGCTCGCCGTTCAACCCTTCGGGCATCCGTGCGGGCACGCCCGCGCTCACGACCCGCGGCTTCACGGCGAGTGACTGCCAGACTGTCGCCGACTGCATCGCCGATGTGGTCGACAGCCCCGAGGACGAGGCGGTGCTCGCCGAGGTCTCCGAAACAGTGGGCGAACTGACCGAGAAACACCCGCTCTACGAGTAG